From the genome of Triticum aestivum cultivar Chinese Spring chromosome 3B, IWGSC CS RefSeq v2.1, whole genome shotgun sequence, one region includes:
- the LOC123072198 gene encoding F-box protein At5g07610 isoform X2, producing MSSSSPRTAMARDSKKKKKKRLKGSPVSKLTDDILADIISRVPYKSTCCCKCVSTRWRDLISYQCRNKMPQSIVGFFYEGYNEFRSPKKARYFTNLSRQRYPLVDPSLSFLPNCESLDILDSCNGLLLCRCWKVTDPKTLDYVVCNPTTQKWVAVPATDWSSMVSVARLGFDPAVSSHFHVFEFIDEESWGISEDELDGDCCGRIETLAIYSSKAGAWKYQTVEHGRFSIPKNSGRLYFADSDGSKLSIWVLEDYVTGKWTLKHNVSHLQLFRTKYSSYVNNYEVISIHPEHSLVFIVGGVEKTLMSYDMDSRKLCFIRQLGSECKLEWQWWPECGKKAPPFYPHVPLFSESLADEH from the exons ATGAGCTCCTCATCTCCACGGACGGCCATGGCGAGggactccaagaagaagaagaagaagcgcctgAAGGGGAGCCCGGTGTCCAAGCTCACCGACGACATCCTCGCCGATATCATCTCGCGCGTGCCGTACAAGTCCACCTGCTGCTGCAAATGCGTCTCCACGCGCTGGCGCGACCTCATCTCCTACCAGTGCCGAAACAAGATGCCGCAGTCCATCGTCGGCTTCTTCTACGAAGGTTACAACGAATTCCGCTCTCCCAAGAAGGCTCGTTATTTTACCAATCTGTCACGGCAACGCTATCCTCTCGTCGACCCCTCGCTGTCTTTCCTGCCCAATTGCGAGAGCCTTGACATCTTGGACAGCTGCAATGGCCTCCTCCTCTGCCGCTGCTGGAAGGTGACTGATCCCAAGACATTGGATTATGTGGTGTGCAATCCCACTACTCAGAAATGGGTGGCCGTGCCTGCCACTGACTGGTCCAGCATGGTGAGCGTCGCTCGCCTGGGATTCGACCCGGCCGTTTCTTCCCACTTCCATGTATTCGAGTTCATAGATGAGGAGTCATGGGGTATATCTGAGGACGAGCTTGATGGCGATTGCTGTGGACGCATCGAAACACTAGCAATATACTCATCCAAAGCTGGAGCTTGGAAATATCAAACAGTTGAGCATGGTCGCTTTTCGATACCCAAGAATTCA GGACGGTTGTATTTTGCTGATTCTGATGGTTCTAAACTATCAATCTGGGTTCTTGAGGACTACGTTACAGGAAAATGGACTTTGAAGCACAATGTGAGCCACTTGCAGTTATTCAGAACAAAGTATTCATCGTATGTGAATAATTATGAGGTTATTTCTATCCATCCGGAACACAGTTTGGTTTTTATAGTCGGTGGAGTTGAGAAGACACTAATGTCATACGACATGGATTCTAGAAAGCTGTGTTTTATACGTCAACTTGGCTCTGAGTGTAAGCTTGAATGGCAATGGTGGCCTGAATGCGGCAAAAAGGCTCCTCCTTTTTATCCACATGTCCCCTTGTTCTCAGAGTCATTGGCAGATGAACACTAA
- the LOC123072198 gene encoding F-box protein At5g07610 isoform X1, translated as MSSSSPRTAMARDSKKKKKKRLKGSPVSKLTDDILADIISRVPYKSTCCCKCVSTRWRDLISYQCRNKMPQSIVGFFYEGYNEFRSPKKARYFTNLSRQRYPLVDPSLSFLPNCESLDILDSCNGLLLCRCWKVTDPKTLDYVVCNPTTQKWVAVPATDWSSMVSVARLGFDPAVSSHFHVFEFIDEESWGISEDELDGDCCGRIETLAIYSSKAGAWKYQTVEHGRFSIPKNSVSTFFNGILHLANLFECIVAVDVEGANWWLIDVPELPYYADCIGGIFPSQGRLYFADSDGSKLSIWVLEDYVTGKWTLKHNVSHLQLFRTKYSSYVNNYEVISIHPEHSLVFIVGGVEKTLMSYDMDSRKLCFIRQLGSECKLEWQWWPECGKKAPPFYPHVPLFSESLADEH; from the coding sequence ATGAGCTCCTCATCTCCACGGACGGCCATGGCGAGggactccaagaagaagaagaagaagcgcctgAAGGGGAGCCCGGTGTCCAAGCTCACCGACGACATCCTCGCCGATATCATCTCGCGCGTGCCGTACAAGTCCACCTGCTGCTGCAAATGCGTCTCCACGCGCTGGCGCGACCTCATCTCCTACCAGTGCCGAAACAAGATGCCGCAGTCCATCGTCGGCTTCTTCTACGAAGGTTACAACGAATTCCGCTCTCCCAAGAAGGCTCGTTATTTTACCAATCTGTCACGGCAACGCTATCCTCTCGTCGACCCCTCGCTGTCTTTCCTGCCCAATTGCGAGAGCCTTGACATCTTGGACAGCTGCAATGGCCTCCTCCTCTGCCGCTGCTGGAAGGTGACTGATCCCAAGACATTGGATTATGTGGTGTGCAATCCCACTACTCAGAAATGGGTGGCCGTGCCTGCCACTGACTGGTCCAGCATGGTGAGCGTCGCTCGCCTGGGATTCGACCCGGCCGTTTCTTCCCACTTCCATGTATTCGAGTTCATAGATGAGGAGTCATGGGGTATATCTGAGGACGAGCTTGATGGCGATTGCTGTGGACGCATCGAAACACTAGCAATATACTCATCCAAAGCTGGAGCTTGGAAATATCAAACAGTTGAGCATGGTCGCTTTTCGATACCCAAGAATTCAGTAAGCACATTTTTTAATGGGATCTTGCATTTGGCTAACTTATTTGAATGTATAGTAGCTGTTGATGTGGAAGGAGCTAATTGGTGGCTCATTGATGTTCCTGAGCTACCTTACTATGCTGATTGTATCGGTGGCATATTTCCATCACAGGGACGGTTGTATTTTGCTGATTCTGATGGTTCTAAACTATCAATCTGGGTTCTTGAGGACTACGTTACAGGAAAATGGACTTTGAAGCACAATGTGAGCCACTTGCAGTTATTCAGAACAAAGTATTCATCGTATGTGAATAATTATGAGGTTATTTCTATCCATCCGGAACACAGTTTGGTTTTTATAGTCGGTGGAGTTGAGAAGACACTAATGTCATACGACATGGATTCTAGAAAGCTGTGTTTTATACGTCAACTTGGCTCTGAGTGTAAGCTTGAATGGCAATGGTGGCCTGAATGCGGCAAAAAGGCTCCTCCTTTTTATCCACATGTCCCCTTGTTCTCAGAGTCATTGGCAGATGAACACTAA